tcgatctagggatgttaaatgttttaggtgccAAGGGTTGGGCCATATTTCTAGTGAGTGTCCTAATAAGAGGGTAATGATCTTAAATGACCATGTTGAGTATGAGTCTCATAGTGAGGGTGATGATGATAATGAGATGCCTGCGTTAGAGGACcatgatgagggatatgaggcggttgtaggtgaaacactagtgactaggcgaatcatgagtgcccaagtcaaggaggaagAGACTAACCAACGagagaacttgttccatactaggtgttttgtaaatcaaaaaGTTTGCAATCTAATCATAGACGGGGGAAGTTGTACTAATGTGGCTAGCGTTGAGATGGTGGAGaaattgggtttacctacattgaagcatcctcaaccatataggcttcaatggttgaatgattgtgcggacTGAAGGTGATAAAACAAGTGCTAGTGcctttttctattgggaagtatgtggatgaggttTTGTGTGATGTAGTACCCATGCATGCATGTCATATATTGTTGGGTAGGCCTTGGCAATACGATAGGAAGGTGACCTATGATGGTTTCAAGAATAGGTACTCATTTGTGTTGAAAAAGGAgtccattgttttacttcctttgtccccaaagcaagtgttggaggaccaattgaaaaaaaaagaagagagatgaggccgaaaaaagagtgaattaaagAGTGAGGTGGCCTTTAAAAGTAAAACTgaaatggctgaaaaaaagagtgatcaaaagagtgagatagccatgcaaaagaaaaaagagagaaaggaaaatgagaggaaagaaaatgaggggaaagaggccaaaaagaaaacatatatggcccaaaaaggtgagttgaaacaattgatgcacacacatgaaccacttgtgttaattctttacaaggagattctccttaacacaagtgatatagccgggtcccttccgagcattgttgtttcacttttgcaggaatttgaagacGTGTTTCCGGAGGAGTTACCTCAAGgcttaccaccattgaggggaatCGAGCACCAAATCGATTTAGTGCCggggagtgcattgccaaatcgtccagcctataggagcaatccggaggagactaaggagcttcaacggcaggtaagtgagttgttataTAGAGGGTTTGTACGTGAGTCTATGTCACCTTGTGCTGTACATGTtctattagttcctaagaaagatggctcatggcgtatgtgtgtagattgtagggcaatcaataacataaccattaagtataggcatcccatacctagactagatgatatgttagatgaattgcatggtgcatgtgtctttattaaaattgacttgaaaagtggatattaccaaattaggatgagggaaggtgataagtggaaaactgcttttaaaaccaagtatgggttatatgagtggatggtcatgccttttggcttaactaacgctcctagcacctttatgaggttaatgaatcatgtcttgcgtgcacacataggaaaatttgttgtggtttactTTGATGACATCCTTGTGTATAGTAAGaatggttttgtggtaagttcacagggtatacaagtggatgaagacaaggtaagtgctattcgagattggccaacgcctactactgttggtcaagtccgaagctttcatggacttgcaagcttctataggaggtttgtaaaggattttagcacattggcagcaccgatgacggcggaaATCAAGAAGAACGTttcattccattggggcgaggagcaagaggagtcttttaatcttattaagcaaaaattaattaatgctcctttacttgttttacctgattttgctaatacttttgaaattgaatgtgatgcatcaggtgtaggtattggtggagtgttgatgcaaggagggcggccggtggcatactttagtgagaagctcaatggagcagcgcttaactatcccacgtatgataaggagttctacgcacttgtgaggaccctaggaacgtggcagcactacttgaggcctaaggagtttgtgattcatacggatcacgagtctctaaagcaccttaaggtGCAACAGGatttgaacaagcggcatgccaaatGGGTGGCATTCATTGAAACATTCCCCTACGTCATCAAATACagacaaggtaaggaaaatatCGTAGCCGAcacactatcacggaggtacgtactaatctctaccttggaatctaaaattttggggtttgagcatgtgaaataattgtatgtgctagatgaggactttaagagtttgtttgaaacttgtatgcatggtccacatgataaattttatttgcatcatggtttcttgtttagagaggataggttgtgcatccctaaatcatcaattcgtgagttacttgttagggaggcacatgggggtggtttGATGGGACACTTTGGTGTGGCGAAGACTTTGAATGctttgcatgaacatttttattggccacatatgaagcgtgatgttgaacgtgtttgtgataagtgcacAACTTGTAAGCAAGCTaaatctagaacacaaccacatggtttgtatacaccacttcctgtccctagtgaaccttggattgacatatctatggactttgttttggagTTGCCTAAGagtaagaaggggagggattcaatatttgttgttgttgatagattttcaAAGATGgcgcattttattgcttgtcacaagactgatgatgcatctaacattgcggatttgttctttagagaggtcgttaggttgcatggcatgcctaggactattgtttctgatcgtgatgttaaattcttaagttacttttggaagacgttatgggctaaacttggcacaaaattgttgttttctactacttgtcatcctcaaacggatggacaaactgaagtcattaatagaactttaggaacattGTTGCATGccattcttaaaaagaacttaaagaattgggagaaCTATTTGCCATTTGTTgaatttgcttataatcgttgcgtgcatcgtactacaaattattcgccatttgaaattgtttatggttttaatcctttgactccgttggatttgatgtctttacctgtgagtgaaaggttgaacatggacggcaaaaagaaggctgaatttgttagggcgttgcatgaaaaggtcaaggccaacattgagaagaaaaatgagcagtatgccaagcaagccaacaaagggaatgagaaggtgatatttgagaagggagattgggtgtggctaaccttgaggaaggaaaggttcccGGAGAAGCGACGTTCAAAGCTACTACCTAGGGGCGATGGACCGTTTAAAGTccttgaaaggatcaatgacaatgcctacaaactcgacttaccaggtgagtataacgtgagttctacttttaacgttagtgacttgtcgttgtttgatTTAGGTGACGAActagatttgaggacaaatcattttcaagaaggggaggatgatgcgaacacggaatGACAAGTCCCAAGGAAAGCGTGGgatcctttagagttgccggagggaccagtcacgaggggacgactaaagaagttcaaggaggcactacaaggagtcatgagcaagcatgaaggggtcgtgatgcatgggagtacgtggggaggccaaaggaatatcattcaagcattgttggagacggccgagactacacgaacgtgtacacggacctgcacacggggtccgtgtcctttacagccgaggatgaggaattccagagtctacacgaACCGGAGCACGGACCAGTACACGGGGTCAGTGTCCTATGACAATTGCGAAGACctagtgtacacggacccttacacggaggtggacacggggtccgtgccccttgtttccagctgaaggtgatttcccgagagtacacggacccgtacacggatgtctacacggggtccgtgtctgagacggctgagcgagaatattttcctttctagagttttaattattttggagtctagatttgtgatattttttttattattaaaacatGTTTGGACGAAAATTTGAGAACACAATACACAttattattgagttttatacaaaattttgagattttctctcaagctttcAAAGCTTTTTGCTTTgtcatcaaaaatcaaacttatcaaagtttttaactttgtggcgtttgtcgatcgttcttgtgcggattgtcaagggcttgttctttgaaggttcgttataatttcggttgtttattctcgtgaatatttattgctaagtttttataatttaaaggtgaatatcacacattcaaacttgattcaaaagatcgggacaacaacgattctttgttcgacattaaattgagggcgcgattcgattttaatcgtgtttgcttttattcgtacaaagattcacatcattcGGCCACTTCTTTTCATGCAAGGGAAAATTCTTCCGGGTCTTCATTGCATCGTTCTTGCTCTTTAATCATCATGGCACGCATGTACCAttatttctgcatcatacaTGCTAGTTATTTTCGGATTTGGGTGTTTGTTTGCATAGAAGTATCGATCCAGCTATGCACAGGAAAGCTTTTCAATTTTACTTACATTCTTGCATCTTTTAATCATTACTCACGTTTTCCTTGTGTGACGTGCCAAGGGCTGCTACATTCAAGTGTTAAAGGGGCTGTGCGAAAGGGGTTTAAGTGCTGTCATGGTTGCTGAGGCCGCGATCTATCCTTGTTGATGAGAAGGGTCGGCGGCTTTGAGGTTTAGGTGGTGTCCTTGGTGGCCGAGAGTGAGGGGTGGGGTTGGTTCGAAGGCTGTCGAGCAAGGGCTGCGGCAGTGCATGGGCTCGAACCTAGCCATGTCTCAGCCTTTGTTATGTCTGGTAGGATGCTAAGAGTGTACCTTAGGCGCTTGGACGAGGAACAAAATCGGATCTTGGAGATGGAGCTCGATAGAAGAGAGGTGCGATAGC
The Primulina tabacum isolate GXHZ01 chromosome 9, ASM2559414v2, whole genome shotgun sequence DNA segment above includes these coding regions:
- the LOC142556926 gene encoding LOW QUALITY PROTEIN: uncharacterized protein LOC142556926 (The sequence of the model RefSeq protein was modified relative to this genomic sequence to represent the inferred CDS: inserted 1 base in 1 codon); translated protein: MEREVGDSSNPGLSKVQMEALFGHFSRMMRNELEPLHERLDKLDVSTSGSKSKPKDVGRGEEEEEYDLGGDEESQNENCGRNGRGRGFGRGKREAVRGRYDGNREDGNMSSIKMKIPSFHGKSDLEAYLEWEKRVEFVFECHHYSEQKKVRLAVVEFLDYALILWDQLVTTRRRYNERPIESWDEMKRVMRKRFVPNHYYREMFKRLQTLREGLKSVEDYYKEMEVVMIRANIEEDNEATMARFLCGLNREIQDQVELWHYLDLDEMVQMAIKVEQQLKRRGVGRTNQTGGSSSSWRSSTVKREENKVVTKPKFEAKQEAPKQGVQGKFETPSNRSRDVKCFRCQGLGHISSECPNKRVMILNDHVEYESHSEGDDDNEMPALEDHDEGYEAVVGETLVTRRIMSAQVKEEETNQRENLFHTRCFVNQKVCNLIIDGGSCTNVASVEMVEKLGLPTLKHPQPYRLQWLNDCAXLKVIKQVLVPFSIGKYVDEVLCDVVPMHACHILLGRPWQYDRKEFEDVFPEELPQGLPPLRGIEHQIDLVPGSALPNRPAYRSNPEETKELQRQVSELLYRGFVRESMSPCAVHVLLVPKKDGSWRIKNGFVVSSQGIQVDEDKVSAIRDWPTPTTVGQVRSFHGLASFYRRFVKDFSTLAAPMTAEIKKNVSFHWGEEQEESFNLIKQKLINAPLLVLPDFANTFEIECDASGVGIGGVLMQGGRPVAYFSEKLNGAALNYPTYDKEFYALVRTLGTWQHYLRPKEFVIHTDHESLKHLKVQQDLNKRHAKWVAFIETFPYVIKYRQGKENIVADTLSRRHHGFLFREDRLCIPKSSIRELLVREAHGGGLMGHFGVAKTLNALHEHFYWPHMKRDVERVCDKCTTCKQAKSRTQPHGLYTPLPVPSEPWIDISMDFVLELPKSKKGRDSIFVVVDRFSKMAHFIACHKTDDASNIADLFFREVVRLHGMPRTIVSDRDVKFLSYFWKTLWAKLGTKLLFSTTCHPQTDGQTEVINRTLGTLLHAILKKNLKNWENYLPFVEFAYNRCVHRTTNYSPFEIVYGFNPLTPLDLMSLPVNWVWLTLRKERFPEKRRSKLLPRGDGPFKVLERINDNAYKLDLPGDELDLRTNHFQEGEDDANTE